The following proteins are encoded in a genomic region of Thermococcus pacificus:
- a CDS encoding sodium ion-translocating decarboxylase subunit beta has product MAGLVGSIVTFFQGMGLLNLTWGNVVMILVGLALVYLAIRYEMEPLLLLPIGISAVLVNIPLGHLANWPVAPNLPEHIADNIFSTLSYLNQQYGPPGIFDIIYYTLIRTELVPLLIFFGLGAMTDFGPMIADPKTALMGAAAQIGVFIAMLTALALGFNLDQAASIGIIGGADGPTTIYLTTKLAPEILGATAVAAYSYMSLVPLIQPPIIRAMTSPEERKIRMEQLRPVSKREKIIFPVVAMIVIGLLVPSAAPLVGMLMIGNLFRESGVVERLSKAAQEELMNIVTIFLGLGVGSTMRADSFLTAQTLMILGLGIVAFASATAGGVLFGKLMMKLSGGRINPMIGAAGVSAVPMSARVVQRIASEEDPGNFILMHAMGPNVAGVIGTAVAAGVFLAVLG; this is encoded by the coding sequence ATGGCTGGACTCGTAGGATCAATAGTGACGTTCTTCCAGGGCATGGGGCTCCTCAACCTCACGTGGGGCAACGTGGTCATGATACTTGTGGGGCTGGCCCTCGTCTACCTGGCCATCCGCTACGAGATGGAGCCCCTCTTGCTGCTCCCGATAGGAATAAGCGCGGTGCTCGTTAACATACCCCTGGGACATCTCGCCAACTGGCCGGTGGCGCCAAACCTACCCGAACACATAGCGGACAACATCTTCTCCACGCTCAGCTACCTGAACCAGCAGTACGGGCCGCCCGGAATCTTCGACATAATCTATTACACCCTCATCAGGACTGAGCTCGTGCCGCTCCTGATATTCTTCGGGCTGGGTGCGATGACCGACTTCGGTCCAATGATAGCAGACCCAAAGACGGCCCTCATGGGCGCGGCGGCTCAGATAGGTGTCTTCATAGCGATGCTCACCGCTCTGGCGCTCGGCTTCAACCTGGACCAGGCGGCTTCGATAGGCATCATCGGCGGTGCCGACGGGCCGACCACCATCTACCTGACGACGAAGCTCGCACCGGAGATACTGGGAGCGACAGCGGTTGCTGCCTACTCCTACATGAGCCTGGTTCCGCTGATACAGCCGCCGATCATCAGGGCAATGACCAGCCCGGAGGAGAGGAAGATAAGGATGGAGCAGCTCAGGCCGGTCTCAAAGCGCGAGAAGATTATCTTCCCAGTAGTTGCCATGATCGTCATCGGCCTCCTCGTCCCCAGCGCCGCTCCGCTGGTTGGAATGCTCATGATTGGCAACCTGTTCAGGGAGAGCGGCGTCGTCGAGCGCTTAAGTAAAGCCGCCCAGGAAGAGCTCATGAACATCGTCACGATCTTCCTCGGACTCGGCGTTGGCTCCACAATGCGCGCCGACAGCTTCCTCACAGCGCAGACCCTCATGATCCTCGGCCTCGGTATAGTGGCCTTCGCCAGCGCCACCGCCGGGGGAGTGCTCTTCGGAAAGCTAATGATGAAGCTCTCCGGAGGAAGGATCAACCCGATGATAGGCGCCGCTGGAGTTTCCGCAGTTCCGATGTCCGCCAGGGTTGTCCAGAGGATAGCCAGTGAGGAAGACCCAGGGAACTTCATCCTCATGCACGCCATGGGGCCGAACGTCGCAGGAGTTATTGGAACCGCCGTTGCCGCAGGTGTTTTCCTTGCCGTTCTCGGCTGA
- a CDS encoding acetyl-CoA carboxylase biotin carboxyl carrier protein subunit: MAKVKVIVDGIEYEVEVEELPGGRFKVSFEDKEYTVEAKGLGIDFEALSAPVQASTPAPTATPSAPSPAPAPVAPAAPAAPTPAPAGEGVVTAPMPGKILRILVKEGEQVKTGQGLLILEAMKMENEIPAPKDGVVKKILVKEGDTVDTGQALIELG; encoded by the coding sequence ATGGCCAAGGTCAAAGTCATCGTTGATGGTATAGAATACGAGGTTGAAGTTGAGGAACTCCCGGGAGGAAGGTTTAAGGTAAGCTTTGAGGACAAGGAATACACTGTCGAGGCCAAGGGGCTTGGGATAGACTTTGAAGCTCTAAGTGCACCTGTTCAGGCTTCAACTCCTGCCCCGACTGCCACCCCAAGTGCTCCTTCACCTGCTCCAGCGCCAGTTGCCCCAGCCGCCCCTGCAGCACCGACCCCAGCCCCGGCTGGTGAGGGCGTCGTCACAGCGCCGATGCCAGGAAAAATCCTGAGAATACTCGTCAAAGAGGGGGAGCAAGTAAAGACGGGCCAGGGGTTACTCATCCTTGAGGCTATGAAAATGGAGAACGAGATTCCAGCGCCAAAGGATGGTGTGGTCAAGAAGATTCTCGTGAAGGAAGGCGACACCGTAGACACCGGACAGGCCCTAATAGAGCTCGGGTGA
- a CDS encoding OadG family protein, which translates to MTTMAEFMEGLNLTVLGVTIVFTVLAILAVVLYAVGWAERRLVEKEAKTAPSPASTPAPAPEAKEEKPAIPPRDLAVITAAVLAYTAEKASQLRPLPFKRKISDSWRLYGLQTQMEDVEDFNYEIGKW; encoded by the coding sequence ATGACGACTATGGCGGAGTTCATGGAAGGGCTTAACTTAACCGTGCTGGGCGTTACGATAGTCTTCACAGTGCTGGCCATACTCGCGGTGGTCCTCTACGCCGTAGGTTGGGCAGAGAGGAGGCTCGTGGAGAAGGAGGCCAAGACCGCCCCCTCTCCAGCATCCACTCCAGCCCCCGCACCTGAGGCGAAAGAGGAGAAGCCGGCCATACCGCCGAGGGACCTCGCGGTCATAACCGCGGCGGTTTTGGCTTACACCGCCGAGAAGGCAAGCCAGCTCAGGCCCCTGCCGTTTAAGAGGAAGATTTCCGATTCCTGGCGCCTCTACGGCCTTCAGACTCAGATGGAAGATGTTGAGGACTTCAACTACGAGATAGGGAAGTGGTGA